The proteins below come from a single Oncorhynchus keta strain PuntledgeMale-10-30-2019 chromosome 1, Oket_V2, whole genome shotgun sequence genomic window:
- the LOC118370778 gene encoding interferon-induced GTP-binding protein Mx1-like has translation SPLLEQNKVTTQCLATKLTQDLVDHIKTSLPYLTDQIREHLETVKTELKKYSTGPPLERKKMGPDLTEESRLRMIIFLFAYGRMVQAEFRDVCEACFKSFPQLRSMALTKIDEIQTKQETKVEKRIKEYINMERFVYTQDSIFIKGLKDHKAQFKEAIEEERFYDPEEIEDITATFNSTTFDSRKLTPDKLGVYYEIIYQRLADYVPMLILQFMLKESAKMLCIQIMDQRDGADVVKLLSEDSMEGRRRADLHQRLDRLKKAQEKLSEF, from the exons AGTCCACTTCTTGAGCAAAACAAAGTTACAACACAATGCCTTGCCACTAAGCTCACACAAGACCTGGTAGATCATATAAAG ACATCACTTCCATACTTGACAGACCAAATCAGAGAGCATCTTGAGACTGTTAAAACAGAACTGAAGAAGTATAGCACTGGTCCTCCACTGGAACGTAAAAAGATGGGGCCCGATCTGACGGAG GAGAGCCGCCTCAGGATGatcattttcctgtttgcttatggcc gTATGGTACAAGCAGAGTTTAGAGATGTGTGTGAAGCTTGTTTCAAAAGCTTTCCTCAGCTCAGATCCATGGCTTTG ACTAAGATTGACGAAATCCAGACTAAACAGGAAACCAAAGTTGAGAAGAGAATCAAAGAATACATCAATATGGAGCGATTTGTGTACACTCAGGACAGTATTTTCATCAAGGGCTTGAAGGATCATAAAGCTCAGTTCAAAGAAGCCATTGAGGAAGAGCGTTTTTATGACCCAGAGGAAATTGAGGACATCACTGCTACATTCAACTCTACCACATTTGATAGCAGGAAGCTGACCCCAGATAAACTTGGGGTCTACTATGAG ATTATCTACCAGCGCCTGGCAGACTACGTGCCCATGCTGATCCTGCAATTCATGCTTAAGGAGTCAGCCAAGATGCTTTGTATCCAGATTATGGATCAGAGAGACGGAGCTGATGTTGTCAAACTGCTGAGCGAAGACTCTATGGAAGGCCGCAGGAGAGCAGACCTGCATCAACGCCTGGACCGCCTGAAAAAGGCCCAGGAAAAACTTAGTGAGTTTTAG